tccctaaatggccccctcaaggattgaactcacaagcctaggtttagcaggccaatgctcaaaccacatgGGGAAGGGGCTCCTTGGcagggcacaatctagccctcacCCTTATGGCTGCATGGCCCTCTGGTACAGCCTTTGAACCAGAAGAGAACATGTGATTATACTGACTGAAGCACcagaggataacaacctactactgcgACCAGTGGAGTTATTTCATTAGCCCAAGTGGTAGAAGACTGCGCTTTGGTGCTCAAGGTTCAAATCCTGCTGGTGGCCAGTGTTAGGGGATGTTAGAGAGTCTCTCTTGAGTCTGAAAATGCAGGTCACCTTGTTTTTGAAAAATGAGTCAAAAATTTGCCCGAGCCAAGAGTCTCAGCTCGTTCCAGGGCAGTCTTTGCTCAGTGTCAGAGGAGTTTCCTGGCTGTCAGGTGTGTTCTTACCTGGCTCACCAGCAGGGGCCCAACTGTGTTAGTTAGGTATATAAGTTCCATGGTCTCAGCGTTCTCATTCTCCATGGTGGTGAACCGTATTATGCCAGCGTTGTTTATCAGGAGATTCAGTCCATGTCCTTGCACATGCTCCTCCACTCTCTGCACAGCTGCCTTTATGCTGTTTGGATCTGTGACATCTACAGACAGCACAGGGGATTCAGAATCATCCTTCCTATAGCAGCTCTGCCCTGTCTATCAGCTCTACCAGCCCATTTAGCTGTTGACCCTATCTTCGGTCGGCGAATGAAAGCAGCCTCACTAACTCGCTTGCATCTCCCTCAAGCCCATCTGGGAACTCTCCCACACTGCCTCTGATTCCAGGGGCAGGAGGAAATCCCTTGAAATTTGTAAAAAAATATGCTTAATCTCTTTGAACTAAATCCaggagagcaccttccctcttatcccgtggaaGCTTACTTTacgtaagaacctttggtgagggaccttgtcaaaggctttctgaaaatctaagtacactatatccactggatccccttggtccacatgcttgttgaccccctcagagtattctagtagattggtgaggcatgatttccctttactaaaaccatgttgattcttcctcaacaaattatgttcatctatatgtctgacaacattgttctttattatagtttaaaCCAGTTtccccagtactgaagtcaggcttacaggcctgtaattgctgggatgacctctggagccctttttaaaaactggcgccacattagctatcctccagtcatctggtacagaagctgatttaaatgataggttacagactacatttgttagttctgcaatttcacatttgagttccttcagaactcttgggtgaataccatctggtcctggtgacatattgctgtttaatttatcaatttgttccaaaacctcctctaataacacctcaatctgggacagttcctcagatctgtcacctaaaaagaatggttcaggtttgggaatctccctcacatcctcagctgtgaagaccgatgcaaagaattcatttagtttctcagcaatggtcttatcatccttgagtgctcctttagcacctcaatcgtccAGCGGCCcccctggttgtttagcaggcttcctgcttctgatgtacttaaaaaaatttttgatattactttttgagtgtttggctaactgttcctcaaattcttttttggccttcctaattgtatttttacacttcatttgccagtgtttatgctcctttctattttcctcctaggatttaacttccactttttaaaggatgcctttttgcctctcactgcttctcttactttgttgtttagctatggtggctcttttttggttctcttactatgttttttaatttggggatacatttaagttgaacctctattatggtgtctttaaaaagtttccatacagcttgcagagatttcacttttggcactgtaccctttaatttctgtttaactaatctcctcatttttgtgtagttcccctttctgaaattaaatgctacagtgttgggccactgtggtgtttttcctgccacaaggatattaaatttaattatattatgatcaCTATTGCCAAGCAGGTCAGCTctattcatctcttggaccagatcctgtgctacACTtgagactaaatcaagaattgcctctcctctggtgggttccaggaccagctgctccaagaagcagtcatctaaggtgtcaagaaactttatctctgcatcccatcctgaggtgacatgtacccagtcaatatggggataacgGAAATCCCCccttattattattgagttttttattttaatagcctctctaatctccctgagcatttcacagtcactatcaccatcctgtcagatggtcggtaatatatccccacgcctatattcttattattagagcatggaatttctatccatagagattctatggtacagtttgattcatttacaatttttacttcatttgattctacgctttctttcacatataatgccactccctctccagcacgacctgttctgtccatccgatatattttgtaccctggtattactgtatcccattgattatcctcattccaccaagtttctgtgatgccttgtagtgaggctgagtggcctccctccgagtgGGAGAGCAAGGGACCCCTACATgccccttggagggcagagcctagatcgccccgcccccctgacCGGAAGGACCGGGGCATggccggaagtataaaaggccggccctgcagcacagctgggGGAGCGCCTGCAACGGAGGAGGATGCTcggcctgttctccagaggcccctGAGAGGAGCCTGCACCTGGCTGTTCCCGATCCCCAGGCGTGGACGAGGTCTGGTCCAGAGTACCTGCTGCGATTTACTCCAAGGAGCTGGAAGAAGCCTGGAGGCCGCAGGTATCAAAccctggggaggcaggaagtagcccaggggcagccacggAGCAGCCAGCTGGAGAGCCCGGCCTagctcagtcggcgtgttgcggccGGATCCCCGCCGACACAGGGGCAGCcagtcctgcccctgccagggccctgggctgggatgcggtggagtagggtgggcctgcgtccccttGCTGCCCAGCCCGGGTGGCTGACCACCCACCcggtgcaaggaggctctagcccaggacGGGAGCTCCCTTATCACTCACCTGGAGAGCCCTGCCCAGGTTAACGCCAGCCCTCTAAAGACTGTTTGCTCACTGGCTGCCTGGGTTCCACCCAGGCCAAGGCCCGCCTTTAAAGACTGGTTATTTGTGGACTACTTGAGCTACCCCAGCCCAGGCCGAAGCCTGGTAGTGACAATTGATcccccagccctattgtgggctcccggctaccctgcagactctggtccGGACCAGACTGGGGCCAgccggagtggcctccctccgagcgggaGAGCGAGGAACCCTTacatgcctattatatcaatattctcatttaatacaaggcactctagttcacccattttattatttagacttctagcattgttATATAagtactttaaaaacttgtacCCTTTTATCTGTCTGCCATTACacaatgtaattgaatgggactcttttttatttGATTGTTTCTGATCAAaccctgcctgtattttatcattttccatcctctcgtctccactaggacatagagattctctattaatagatcctcccctaagggatgtccaaACCAtgttcttctctgcacctgtcggcttttccccagcccttagtttaaaaactgctctacgacctttttaatgttaagtgccagcaatctggttccattttgaccttgaaaggtcatcgagtccagccccctgccttcactagcaggaccaagtactgattttgccctggatccccaagtggcccccttaaggattgaactcacaaccctgggtttagcaggctaatgctcagaccactgagctatcccttccccctgaacctcaatctcttacctagcagcctaaatttggcctccaggacctctctcctatccttccctatgtcactggtacctacatgtaccatgaccaccggctcctccccagcactacacataagtctatctagaggtcttgagagatccgcaaccttcacaccaggcaggcaagtcaccatacggttctcccggtcttTGCAAACCCAGCtctctatgtttctaatgatcaaatcacccattactaatacctgtctctttctaatacctggagttccctcccccggagaggtatcctcagtgtgagaggatatcacaacatcatctggaaggagggtcccaaataggggattgtttccctctgctccagttggatgttccccttccctgggactttcatcctcctcaatagCACATAGGTTGCCAGACCAGGGGTGGGTctgttctactgtgtcccagaaagtctcatctgtgtacctctctgtctccctcagcttctccagtTCAGCCattctggtctccaaagcccgtacacggTCTCAGAGGGCCaagagctccttgcaccaaatgcacacatacaccacctgcccacagggcaggtaatcatacatgctgcattgggtgcaataaactgggtagcccccactctgttgctggacttctgcctgcattgtctttttactcctgcagctggttcctttgttgttgttttgtttatatcAAGGGGGTGGTTTTGgcttttaagtttaaagaatgttgaATTCTAGCCCCTGCTCATGCTCcccctggagaactccctcgcaaaactcccctgttaactgctcctgttcgctagctcctctggtcgcttagaagcaggctttttaaagccctggtctccctgagtagccccgccccctagttaagggttgatgggtgctaaaagGCTTAGGGATCACAGCCTCCTTAAGAaactctcagccttgcctagcaggccgcTGGGCTCAGCACACACACGGTCAGCACAtggtcccccaaacaaacaaacatagcaCAGGATATATTTCAGacaagcagcaagcacaccacaaacacaagCGTCATCATCATGTTTTTTCTGGATCCAAATAGAAACCCACAGCTTTCAATCTAATATGGCATTTATTTTAGATCCTGGAAACCCATAAGAAAGAATCAAAGTTCCCATGAGAGAGCACAAGCTGCTGAACTTCTGAGAACAAAACAGCTGTTGGCTCTGCATGCAGGGAGAGATTATTGGAATTTGCGGGCTAGGAAACTGCAAACAATGTGCAGCAGTTGCACAGGGACACATGCCACAGGTGCCATGGGGGTATTGCAAGATTTGGTAGGAGATGAAATATCAGTCCCTTGGGCACTCTTAATGGAGACTTAGTGGATAAGGCATAGAACCCGCACTGGGTTTGTACCTTCAGCACTAAAATCATGGGTCTCTTCCACTTGAGTTAAGAGTAACTCTATTAGCGGTCAGCCATTACAGCGGGGCAGAGTGGGTGTGACATGCTCCACTCTGAACTgttagtgcttcaccaccatgcACAAGTGTGGCACCACATTGTGCCATCCATGGAGAATTGGGCCCCTCATCTTCCTCCCAAGCCCACCCCTGTCTGAATGAATAGATGCAGAGATGGCTACATACCCAGCTGCAGCACCACCAGGTTTGGATGCTTCAATGCCAGCTCCATTACCTCCTggaaagagaaacattttcaCTCGGTTAGAAAAATACTGGAAGATGATCAGTGTGTAGGATGGCTCTGACCTCAGCTGTGCAGTACCTGGGATTGGGTGAAACCTTCAAGGAAGGTGCTGGTGACTGAGTGTGGAGCAGCCAACTCCTGGAACTCCCCTGTCCCACAACAAGTGGCATGTGGGTGAGTGAACCAGATACCTCAGAGAGGCTCCTCTGCAGCCTTgtgcagtggggatggggtgtCACAAGAGACCCAGTTACAAAATTCCaccacataagaacggccatattgggtcaaaccaaaggtccatctagcccagtgtcctgtcttctgacagtggcaaatgccaggtgctccagagggaatgaacagaacaggtaatcatcaagtgacccatcccctgtctcccattctcagcctctggcaaacaAATGTAGAAATGTAGGGGGCCTGGGTGATTTctctgtcctgtctctgacagagtCAGCCCTCTCTAGATACCTTTAGGGCATGGGGTTTATCACAGGCCACAGTGGAACATTTTATAACAagccccttgttaaaatattggtaGCATCTTGCCTCTCTATTCCTGAGCTGAGACTCAAACTAGTGTTTGAGTTTTACAGTGAGCTCTGGGTTTCTCATTTGAGCCTCTCAAATGCTTTTAAAGGGAACCCGCTCCTTATCTTATCCCATCGTTGCAGCCTGTACTGCAGGGAAACCCAATTCTCAGGCTGTTTCTGGGCCATCAGTTGCCCAAACCTTCCTGTAAAGCCCAGATTTCATCCTCACCTTGCTTTGGGATCCATCCAGCTCCCTGGTGGTGGCAAAGATCCATTCTGGTGGATTTGGTAGCTCTAGAAATTGCTTCACGAGTCCCAGGCCGATTCCTCGATTGGATCCAGTCACCAGAACGCTCCCGACATTGAACTCTGCCATCGTCACCGAGCTGCAGCTTCCAGCCACCTGCTCTCCCTCTGCAGCTCAGCCTAAATAATGATGCTTGGGCTCCTCCTAACACCAGTGTTGGATCTAGAGTCAAGCCTCTTGATTAAAAGTTATGTAGTGTTGGCAGTTCAGGGATCTGAATAACACCCCACTTACTCACACCTTGATTACAAAAACGAAACCAATTAAACAATACCAGGtatgacgggttcggtcacagagatccccttgggactgtcacctgatgtgctgaaattacctctgagcccatttcctctgccagcttgggactccataACCCTGCCTTGTTGTGCTGCAGCACAGGCCCAGGGTCTGgcccatgcccccaaagctgcagactttaactaaaaacagctcagcaggttatctgtctccagcactcagacacccagctcctaatgggatccaaaccccaaataaatccgttttactctgtatacagcttatgcagggcaaattcgtaaattgttcaccctctgtatcactgatagagagatatgcacagctgtttgctcccctaggaattaatcacttactctgggtttatcaataaattagacaaaggtttctaaccattagaggagtgaagttctagaacagccttccaaggggagcagtagaGGCAAAAGacctatctggcttcaagactaagcttgataagtttatggaggggattgtatgatgggatagtctaattttggcaattaattgatcttcgattattagcaggtaaatatgcccaatggtctgtgatgggatgttagctggggtgggatctgagttactacagagaattctttcctgggtgctggctggtgagtcttgcccacatgctcagggtgtagctgatcaccatatttggggttgggaaggaattttcctacagggcagattggcagaggtcctggaggtttttcggcttcctctgcagcatggggctcgggtcacttgcaggaggattctctgcaccttgaggtctttaaaccactatttgaggacttcaataactcaggcatagattgggagtttgttacaggagtgggtgggtgagattctgtggcctgcgttgtgcaggaggtcagactagatgatcataatggtcctttctgaccttaaagtctatgaatctatgagtaataaacaaaaattaattttattaagtataaaagtaggatttaagaggTTTCTAgtaataacagccagaacaaagtaagttacaaaacagaataaaacaaaacatgcaagtctacgCCTAATACATTatgaaactgattacaggtaaaaagcaacaaagagtcctgtggcaccttatagactaacagaaatattggagcataagctttcatgggtgaatacccacttcgtcagacacatgtaatggaaatgtccagaggaaggtataaatatgctggcaagaatcagtctggagataacgaggttagttcaatcagggagggtgaggtcctctgctagcagttgaggtgtgaacaccaagggaggagaaactgcttttgtagttggccagccattcacagtctttgtttaatcctaaattgatggtgtcaaatttgcaaatgaactgaagctcagcagtttctctttggagtctggtcctgaagtttttttgctgtaagatggctacctttacatctgctattgtttgtccagggaggttgaagtgttctcctacaggtttttgtatattgccattcctaatatctgacttgtgtccatttatccttttatgtagggactgtccagtttggctgatgtacattgcagaggggcattgctggcacatggtggcatatataacattggtggacttgcaggtgaatgagccggtgatgttgtagctgatctggttaggtcctgtgatggtgttgctggtgtagatatgtgggcagagttggcatcgaggtttgttgcatgggttggttcctgagttagagttgttatggtgcggtgcgtggttgctggtgagaatatgcttaaggttggcaggttggctgtgggcaaggactggcctgcctcccaaagtctgtgaaagcgagggatcattgtccagggtgggttgtagatcactgatgatgtgttggagaaattttagctgaggactgtaggtgatgccagtggagttctgttggtttctttcttgggcttgtcttgcagcaggaggcttcagggtacacgtctggctctgttgatttgttttctTATTTCCTTGTGgaggtatcgtagttttgagaattcttggtgaagatcttgtaggtgttggtctctgtctgaggacttggagcaaatgcggttgtacctcaatgcttggctgtagatgatggatcgtgtggtgtgtccaggatggaagctggaggcatgaaggtaggcatagcagtcggtgggttttcggtatagggtggtgttaacatgaCTGTCAcgtatttgtactgtggtgtctcggaagtggacctcctgtgtagattggtcaaggctgaggttgatggtgggactgtgacgggttggatcacagaaacccccttgggagctgccaccagatgtgcaaagactacccctgcttctgttttccctgccagctcaggactccagcaccctgtcttgctgagccagacactcccgtctggctccagacacagatccagggtctgaatctcctgtcccaaagctgcaagtttacctgaaaacagcttacagaagtgcacttgtctttagcactcagatgcccaactcccaatggggtctaaacccaaataaatccgttttaccctgcataaagcttatgcagggcaaactcataaattgttcgccctctataacactgatagagagatatgcacagttgtttgctcccccaggtattaatacatactctgagtgaattactaaatagaaagtgattttattaaatacagacagtaggatttaagtggttcaaagtagtaacagacagaacaaagtaagtcaccaagcaaaataaaataaaatgcg
Above is a genomic segment from Chrysemys picta bellii isolate R12L10 chromosome 14, ASM1138683v2, whole genome shotgun sequence containing:
- the LOC101931794 gene encoding C-signal-like is translated as MAEFNVGSVLVTGSNRGIGLGLVKQFLELPNPPEWIFATTRELDGSQSKEVMELALKHPNLVVLQLDVTDPNSIKAAVQRVEEHVQGHGLNLLINNAGIIRFTTMENENAETMELIYLTNTVGPLLVSQEFLPLLKKAAQQSTQTGLSCSKAAIVNMSSIAGSIEVVPMWELWQTPSYRCSKAALNMITRCQSLEYKNCGILCTSIHPGWVKTRMGTEKAPQTVEQTTQAILKMLSMFSEKENGSFVGWDGQIYPW